One genomic segment of Kocuria rhizophila DC2201 includes these proteins:
- a CDS encoding gamma carbonic anhydrase family protein, with protein MTHSASSAPDAAREPLVLTYGQSRPRVAETAFVAPNATLVGDVTVGAGAGIFYGAVVRGDRSPLRIGANSNLQDNVTVHSDPEHPTTIGERVSVGHGAVVHGCTLEDDVLVGMNATVLNGAVVGSGSLVAAGAVVLEGTVVAPGSLVAGVPGKVRRELTDEERRAVSRNAQRYIVLSREHRALNS; from the coding sequence ATGACACACAGTGCTTCTTCCGCGCCCGACGCCGCCCGCGAACCACTCGTCCTCACCTACGGCCAGAGCCGCCCCAGGGTGGCGGAAACCGCGTTCGTGGCCCCGAACGCGACCCTCGTCGGGGACGTCACGGTGGGGGCGGGCGCGGGGATCTTCTACGGCGCCGTCGTGCGCGGTGACCGCTCCCCGCTGCGGATCGGCGCGAACTCGAACCTGCAGGACAACGTGACCGTGCACTCGGACCCGGAGCACCCCACCACGATCGGCGAGCGCGTGAGCGTGGGCCACGGCGCGGTGGTCCACGGCTGCACGCTCGAGGACGACGTCCTGGTGGGCATGAACGCCACCGTGCTCAACGGTGCCGTGGTGGGCAGCGGGAGTCTGGTGGCCGCGGGCGCCGTGGTCCTGGAGGGCACGGTGGTGGCCCCCGGTTCGCTCGTGGCCGGCGTGCCGGGCAAGGTCCGCCGGGAGCTCACGGACGAGGAGCGCCGCGCGGTGAGCCGCAACGCCCAGCGCTACATCGTGCTCTCCCGGGAGCACCGCGCCCTGAACTCCTGA
- a CDS encoding beta-phosphoglucomutase family hydrolase, which yields MNVLPTAPFTAAMPRVTDAAPSEPVDVLRTRFAAVIFDMDGVVTDTAGVHARAWKKLFDQVLADPRLQPAEEGIEVDRSPFDMGSEYRTYVDGRRREDGVRALLAARGAMLPEADSHAEPQPGDWTVQGQAGAKDGYFHDELAVHGVRVFDGTVALIERLREGGVPVGLVTASRNSAVVLAAAGLQDSFDRIVDGNWAAEHGLPGKPAPDTFLECARLLGVAPEDSVVVEDAVAGVQAGAAGGFGLVVGVNRDGARERLYRAGAHVVLNDVSELDLGARRDDTWRLVFEGFDPAVEPRREALLTLANGYMGVRGAACEFPANGMHYPGTYLAGVFNRVLSHVNGRDVEHESMVNAPNWLHLDLRLSDGRWWSEGGLRPSDERVELDLRRGVLIRTLVLTDAEDDPTPDGPERSLEIEQRRLVSLRHRHLGAQETRIVSRGYSGRLHVRTGVDPAVTNSGVAEYKELNSHHLSLLESTTLPDEHETLLSLVRTSQSKIEIAMAQRTRIECEGAVTERREVRPGGIEFRRHTVQVEPWSPVLVDSTTAVVTSRDAAIGSPRDGALAELNRTPFGVRKLLASHEIEWARLWDRYEVTLESAEDTPEHLSTQLAVRTHLFHAAQTLAPHLTLRDAGVPARGLHGEGYRGHIFWDELFILPVINMRQPHVTRSLLSYRWRRLAMAQQRAREIGLYGAAFPWQSGSDGREETPPELYNHHSRRWLPDNSWRQFHVGLAIAYNAWVYYESTGDMDWLSSQGAELIIGITRLFASLAEYDSHDGKYHIDGVMGPDEYHDGPAGQHGGGLKDNAYTNVLASWLFRHSAHIFNDMVEHQREYLESRFEISPQEVQTWLNMAKNMYVPFNADGTIAQFAGYDELAELDWAFYRTKYRNIGRLDLLLENEGDLTNNYKLSKQADTIMLVYLLGPDGVVEELARMGYTTDLDAVQRTVDHYIARSSNGSSLSRVVNAAVLAWLDPDRSWGSFQDALMIDMDDTQGGTTGEGIHLGAMAGSVDVITRAYAGLRVRGGWLEFQPALPREIEAVDFTVLYYGQVIEVSLDHDILELEGSSVKADPVTIHVNGAEYVLKGGQKISVALRHRTSRRPEKATAALRRRFISDAGAL from the coding sequence GTGAACGTTCTTCCCACCGCCCCGTTCACCGCCGCCATGCCCCGCGTGACCGACGCCGCGCCGTCGGAACCGGTGGACGTGCTGCGCACCCGCTTCGCCGCCGTGATCTTCGACATGGACGGCGTGGTCACGGACACCGCCGGGGTCCACGCCCGCGCGTGGAAGAAGCTCTTCGACCAGGTGCTCGCGGACCCGCGGCTGCAGCCCGCCGAGGAGGGGATCGAGGTGGACCGCAGCCCGTTCGACATGGGCAGCGAGTACCGCACCTACGTGGACGGACGACGCCGCGAGGACGGCGTGCGCGCGCTGCTCGCGGCCCGCGGCGCCATGCTCCCCGAGGCGGACAGCCACGCCGAGCCGCAGCCCGGGGACTGGACCGTGCAGGGCCAGGCCGGCGCGAAGGACGGCTACTTCCACGACGAGCTCGCCGTGCACGGCGTGCGCGTCTTCGACGGCACCGTGGCCCTGATCGAGCGGCTGCGCGAGGGCGGGGTCCCGGTGGGACTCGTGACCGCGAGCCGCAACAGCGCGGTGGTGCTGGCCGCGGCCGGGCTGCAGGACTCCTTCGACCGGATCGTGGACGGCAACTGGGCCGCCGAGCACGGACTGCCGGGCAAGCCCGCACCGGACACGTTCCTCGAGTGCGCCCGGCTGCTGGGCGTGGCGCCCGAGGACAGCGTGGTGGTCGAGGACGCCGTGGCCGGTGTGCAGGCCGGGGCGGCCGGCGGCTTCGGCCTCGTGGTGGGCGTGAACCGGGACGGCGCCCGGGAGCGGCTCTACCGCGCCGGCGCCCACGTGGTGCTCAACGACGTCTCCGAGCTGGACCTCGGGGCGCGGCGGGACGACACCTGGCGGCTGGTCTTCGAGGGCTTCGACCCGGCCGTGGAGCCCCGCCGCGAGGCCCTGCTGACGCTGGCCAACGGCTACATGGGGGTGCGCGGCGCCGCGTGCGAGTTCCCCGCCAACGGCATGCACTACCCCGGCACGTACCTGGCCGGGGTGTTCAACCGCGTGCTGAGCCACGTCAACGGCCGGGACGTGGAGCACGAGTCCATGGTCAACGCCCCCAACTGGCTGCACCTGGACCTGCGCCTGTCCGACGGCCGGTGGTGGTCCGAGGGCGGGCTGCGCCCCTCCGACGAGCGCGTGGAGCTCGACCTGCGCCGCGGCGTGCTGATCCGCACTCTCGTGCTCACGGACGCCGAGGACGATCCCACGCCCGACGGGCCCGAGCGCAGCCTCGAGATCGAGCAGCGCCGCCTGGTGTCCCTGCGCCACCGCCACCTGGGCGCCCAGGAGACGCGGATCGTCTCGCGCGGCTACAGCGGACGGCTGCACGTGCGCACGGGCGTGGACCCGGCCGTGACCAACAGCGGCGTGGCGGAGTACAAGGAGCTCAACTCCCACCACCTCTCCCTGCTGGAGTCCACCACCCTGCCGGACGAGCACGAGACCCTGCTCTCCCTCGTGCGCACCTCCCAGTCCAAGATCGAGATCGCCATGGCCCAGCGCACGCGCATCGAGTGCGAGGGCGCCGTGACCGAGCGCCGCGAGGTGCGCCCGGGCGGAATCGAGTTCCGCCGCCACACCGTGCAGGTGGAGCCGTGGAGCCCCGTGCTGGTGGACAGCACCACCGCGGTGGTCACGAGCCGGGACGCGGCGATCGGCTCCCCGCGGGACGGCGCGCTCGCGGAGCTCAACCGCACCCCGTTCGGCGTGCGCAAGCTGCTGGCCTCCCACGAGATCGAGTGGGCCCGGCTCTGGGACCGCTACGAGGTCACCCTGGAGTCCGCCGAGGACACCCCCGAGCACCTCAGCACGCAGCTCGCGGTGCGCACCCACCTGTTCCACGCGGCGCAGACGCTCGCCCCGCACCTGACCCTGCGCGACGCCGGTGTCCCTGCCCGCGGTCTGCACGGCGAGGGCTACCGCGGCCACATCTTCTGGGACGAGCTGTTCATCCTGCCGGTGATCAACATGCGCCAGCCGCACGTGACCCGCTCCCTGCTCTCCTACCGCTGGCGGCGCCTGGCCATGGCGCAGCAGCGGGCCCGGGAGATCGGCCTCTACGGGGCGGCGTTCCCGTGGCAGTCCGGCTCCGACGGCCGCGAGGAGACCCCTCCGGAGCTCTACAACCACCACTCCCGCCGGTGGCTGCCGGACAACTCGTGGCGGCAGTTCCACGTGGGCCTCGCGATCGCCTACAACGCGTGGGTCTACTACGAGTCCACCGGGGACATGGACTGGCTCTCCAGCCAGGGCGCGGAGCTGATCATCGGGATCACCCGCCTGTTCGCGTCCCTGGCGGAGTACGACTCCCACGACGGCAAGTACCACATCGACGGCGTGATGGGCCCGGACGAGTACCACGACGGTCCCGCCGGCCAGCACGGGGGCGGGCTCAAGGACAACGCGTACACCAACGTGCTCGCCTCCTGGCTGTTCCGGCACTCCGCGCACATCTTCAACGACATGGTGGAGCACCAGCGCGAGTACCTGGAGTCCCGCTTCGAGATCTCCCCCCAGGAGGTCCAGACGTGGCTGAACATGGCCAAGAACATGTACGTGCCGTTCAACGCGGACGGTACGATCGCCCAGTTCGCGGGCTACGACGAGCTCGCCGAGCTGGACTGGGCCTTCTACCGCACGAAGTACCGCAACATCGGCCGCCTGGACCTGCTGCTGGAGAACGAGGGGGACCTGACCAACAACTACAAGCTCTCCAAGCAGGCGGACACCATCATGCTCGTCTACCTGCTGGGCCCGGACGGCGTGGTGGAGGAGCTGGCCCGCATGGGCTACACCACGGACCTGGACGCCGTGCAGCGCACCGTGGACCACTACATCGCCCGCTCGTCCAACGGCTCGTCCCTGTCCCGGGTGGTCAACGCGGCGGTGCTCGCGTGGCTGGACCCGGACCGCTCGTGGGGCTCGTTCCAGGACGCCCTGATGATCGACATGGACGACACCCAGGGCGGCACCACCGGCGAGGGCATCCACCTGGGGGCCATGGCCGGCTCCGTGGACGTGATCACCCGGGCGTACGCCGGGCTGCGCGTGCGCGGCGGCTGGCTGGAGTTCCAGCCCGCGCTGCCCCGCGAGATCGAGGCCGTGGACTTCACGGTGCTCTACTACGGCCAGGTCATCGAGGTCTCCCTGGACCACGACATCCTGGAGCTGGAGGGCAGCTCCGTGAAGGCGGACCCGGTGACCATCCACGTCAACGGCGCCGAGTACGTGCTCAAGGGCGGCCAGAAGATCTCCGTGGCCCTGCGCCACCGCACGTCCCGCCGGCCCGAGAAGGCCACTGCGGCGCTGCGCCGTCGTTTCATCTCGGACGCCGGGGCCCTCTGA
- the purN gene encoding phosphoribosylglycinamide formyltransferase, which translates to MRLVVLVSGSGTNLQAVIDGLHLGDAPVEIVAVGADRPCEGLRRAEAAGIGTFLVAPSEHPDRERWNRALEREIVSHRPDRVVFAGFMRIVDAPFVAAFPGRIVNTHPSLLPSFPGAHAVRDALAYGVRITGATVHEVVADVDAGPILAQVAVPVLPDDTEDTLHERIKTAERSLLVEALAELAG; encoded by the coding sequence ATGCGACTGGTGGTTCTGGTGTCGGGGTCCGGTACAAATCTTCAGGCGGTGATCGACGGCCTGCACCTCGGGGACGCCCCCGTGGAGATCGTGGCCGTGGGTGCGGACCGGCCGTGCGAGGGGCTCCGGCGGGCCGAGGCGGCGGGGATCGGGACGTTCCTCGTGGCACCGTCCGAGCACCCGGACCGTGAACGGTGGAACCGTGCCTTGGAGCGGGAGATCGTCTCCCACCGTCCGGACCGCGTGGTGTTCGCGGGCTTCATGCGCATCGTGGATGCTCCCTTCGTGGCCGCGTTCCCGGGGCGGATCGTCAACACGCACCCCTCCCTGCTGCCGTCCTTCCCCGGTGCGCACGCGGTGCGCGACGCCCTGGCCTACGGGGTCAGGATCACGGGGGCCACCGTGCACGAGGTGGTCGCGGACGTGGACGCCGGCCCGATCCTCGCCCAGGTGGCCGTTCCCGTGCTGCCGGACGACACCGAGGACACCCTGCACGAGCGGATCAAGACCGCCGAGCGCTCGTTGCTCGTGGAGGCTCTCGCCGAGCTGGCCGGCTGA
- a CDS encoding bifunctional methylenetetrahydrofolate dehydrogenase/methenyltetrahydrofolate cyclohydrolase: MTAQVLDGKATAGQIKEELAQRVARLRERDVVPGLGTVLVGDDPGSRSYVAGKHRDCEQVGLASIRRELPADASQEELERVIDELNEDPRCTGYIVQLPLPEYMDTNSVLERIDPAKDADGLHPTNLGRLVLNVSEPMTSPLPCTPHGIVELLTRHGVELAGREVLVIGRGVTVGRPMGLLLTRREINATVTLAHTGTRNLPELLGRADVVVAAAGRPHMVTAEQVKPGAVLLDVGVSRVPDPETGKGRLTGDIDPAAAEVASWMSPNPGGVGPMTRAMLLVNVVESCERQVFGQP; the protein is encoded by the coding sequence GTGACGGCTCAGGTCCTCGACGGCAAGGCCACGGCCGGGCAGATCAAGGAGGAGCTCGCGCAGCGCGTGGCACGGCTGCGCGAGCGGGACGTGGTGCCGGGGCTGGGCACGGTGCTCGTGGGCGACGACCCCGGCTCTCGCTCCTACGTGGCCGGCAAGCACCGCGACTGCGAGCAGGTGGGCCTGGCCTCGATCCGTCGGGAGCTGCCGGCGGACGCGTCCCAGGAGGAGCTCGAGCGGGTGATCGACGAGCTCAACGAGGACCCCCGCTGCACGGGCTACATCGTGCAGCTGCCGCTTCCGGAGTACATGGACACCAACTCCGTGCTGGAGCGGATCGACCCCGCCAAGGACGCCGACGGGCTGCACCCCACCAACCTGGGGCGGCTGGTGCTCAACGTCAGCGAGCCGATGACCTCCCCGCTGCCGTGCACCCCGCACGGGATCGTGGAGCTGCTCACGCGCCACGGGGTGGAGCTCGCGGGGCGCGAGGTGCTCGTGATCGGCCGCGGCGTGACCGTGGGCCGTCCCATGGGGCTGCTGCTCACGCGCCGGGAAATCAACGCGACCGTGACCCTCGCGCACACGGGCACCCGCAACCTGCCCGAGCTGCTCGGGCGGGCGGACGTGGTGGTCGCGGCCGCCGGGCGGCCCCACATGGTCACCGCCGAGCAGGTCAAGCCGGGCGCCGTGCTGCTGGACGTGGGCGTCTCGCGCGTCCCGGACCCCGAGACGGGCAAGGGGCGGCTCACGGGGGACATCGATCCCGCGGCCGCCGAGGTCGCGTCCTGGATGTCCCCCAACCCCGGCGGTGTGGGGCCCATGACCCGCGCCATGCTGCTGGTCAACGTGGTCGAGTCCTGCGAGCGGCAGGTCTTCGGGCAGCCCTGA
- a CDS encoding exodeoxyribonuclease III produces the protein MAQSGQSVRIATVNVNGIRAAYRRGMADWLAPRGVDLLCLQEVRAPDKITRELLDEDVWDVQHTEAAAKGRAGVAIATRRDAFDSALLPTAARVGIGEEYFDDSGRWIENDVTLPNGETLTLVSAYVHSGEVDTPKQTDKYRFMDAMLTRLPQLAQGSDHALVVGDLNVGHTERDIKNWKGNVKNAGFLPEERAYFDRFFGDVGYVDVARSLAGDVPGPYTWWSYRGKAFDTDAGWRIDYHMATPGLAARARSATVDRAASYHVRFSDHAPLVVDYALD, from the coding sequence ATGGCGCAGTCAGGACAGAGCGTACGCATTGCCACGGTGAACGTGAACGGGATCCGGGCCGCGTACCGGCGCGGCATGGCGGACTGGCTCGCGCCGCGCGGCGTGGACCTGCTGTGCCTGCAGGAGGTGCGCGCGCCGGACAAGATCACGCGCGAGCTGCTGGACGAGGACGTCTGGGACGTGCAGCACACCGAGGCCGCCGCCAAGGGCCGGGCGGGCGTGGCCATCGCCACCCGCCGGGACGCGTTCGACAGCGCCCTGCTGCCCACCGCCGCGCGCGTGGGGATCGGCGAGGAGTACTTCGACGACTCCGGGCGCTGGATCGAGAACGACGTCACGCTCCCCAACGGCGAGACCCTCACCCTGGTGTCCGCCTACGTGCACTCCGGCGAGGTGGACACCCCCAAGCAGACGGACAAGTACCGCTTCATGGACGCGATGCTCACACGCCTGCCGCAGCTCGCGCAGGGCTCCGACCACGCGCTCGTGGTGGGGGACCTCAACGTGGGCCACACCGAGCGGGACATCAAGAACTGGAAGGGCAACGTGAAGAACGCGGGCTTCCTGCCCGAGGAGCGGGCGTACTTCGACCGCTTCTTCGGGGACGTGGGCTACGTGGACGTGGCCCGCAGCCTGGCCGGGGACGTCCCCGGCCCGTACACGTGGTGGTCCTACCGCGGCAAGGCGTTCGACACGGACGCCGGGTGGCGCATCGACTACCACATGGCCACCCCGGGCCTTGCGGCGCGCGCCCGCAGCGCCACCGTGGACCGCGCCGCCAGCTACCACGTCCGCTTCTCGGACCACGCCCCGCTCGTGGTGGACTACGCCCTCGACTGA
- the purH gene encoding bifunctional phosphoribosylaminoimidazolecarboxamide formyltransferase/IMP cyclohydrolase → MNTSDLNRVPLKRALVSVYDKSGLEDLARGLHDAGVDIVSTGSTAKTIQAAGVPVTEVSEVTGFQECLDGRVKTLHPRVHAGILADRRKQEHEDQLEELGIDPFDLVIVNLYPFQDTVRSGAGRDDVVEQIDIGGPSMVRAAAKNHAAVSVVVDPAGYPDVVRAAHEGGYDLAARQKLAAAAFAHTAAYDTAVATWTAQQFDHDPRANFWPPYAGLALQRAESLRYGENPHQKAALYTDDAASPGIAQAEQLHGKAMSYNNYVDADAALRAAYDYQHPAVAVVKHNNPCGVAVATPGAVDPIADAHLKAHACDPLSAYGGVVAANRPVTAEMARNLQPVFTEVVVAPEFEPEALEILSGKKNIRLLALPEGFARDPLEYRGVSGGALFQQADRLDAEGDDPANWTLVSGEPADEQTLADLEFAWRSLRAVKSNAILLAHDGASVGIGMGQVNRVDSCRLSVERANTLAEDGAQRARGAVAASDAFFPFADGLQVLLDAGVRAVVQPGGSIRDEEVVAAAKAAGVTMYLTGARHFFH, encoded by the coding sequence GTGAACACTTCCGACCTGAACCGCGTGCCGCTCAAGCGGGCACTGGTCTCCGTCTACGACAAGAGCGGTCTGGAGGACCTCGCGCGCGGGCTGCACGACGCCGGCGTGGACATCGTCTCCACCGGCTCCACCGCCAAGACCATCCAGGCTGCGGGCGTGCCCGTCACCGAGGTCTCCGAGGTCACCGGTTTCCAGGAGTGCCTGGATGGGCGCGTGAAGACCCTGCACCCGCGCGTGCACGCGGGAATCCTCGCGGACCGCCGCAAGCAGGAGCACGAGGACCAGCTCGAGGAGCTCGGAATCGACCCGTTCGACCTCGTGATCGTGAACCTCTACCCGTTCCAGGACACCGTTCGCTCGGGTGCCGGCCGTGACGACGTCGTGGAGCAGATCGACATCGGCGGGCCCTCGATGGTGCGCGCGGCCGCCAAGAACCACGCGGCAGTGTCCGTGGTGGTGGACCCCGCGGGCTACCCGGACGTCGTGCGCGCCGCGCACGAGGGCGGCTACGACCTCGCGGCCCGCCAGAAGCTCGCGGCCGCCGCGTTCGCCCACACCGCCGCGTACGACACCGCGGTGGCCACCTGGACCGCCCAGCAGTTCGACCACGACCCCCGGGCCAACTTCTGGCCGCCCTACGCCGGGCTCGCGCTGCAGCGCGCGGAGTCCCTGCGCTACGGCGAGAACCCCCACCAGAAGGCCGCGCTGTACACGGACGACGCCGCCTCGCCGGGCATCGCGCAGGCCGAGCAGCTGCACGGCAAGGCCATGTCCTACAACAACTACGTGGACGCGGACGCCGCCCTGCGCGCCGCCTACGACTACCAGCACCCCGCGGTGGCCGTGGTCAAGCACAACAACCCGTGCGGCGTGGCCGTGGCCACCCCCGGTGCGGTGGACCCGATCGCCGACGCCCACCTCAAGGCGCACGCGTGCGACCCGCTCTCCGCCTACGGGGGAGTGGTGGCCGCCAACCGCCCGGTGACCGCGGAGATGGCCCGCAACCTCCAGCCCGTGTTCACCGAGGTGGTGGTGGCGCCGGAGTTCGAGCCCGAGGCGCTGGAGATCCTCTCCGGCAAGAAGAACATCCGGCTGCTGGCGCTGCCCGAGGGCTTCGCCCGGGACCCGCTCGAATACCGGGGCGTCTCCGGCGGCGCCCTGTTCCAGCAGGCGGACCGTCTGGACGCCGAGGGCGACGACCCCGCGAACTGGACCCTGGTCTCCGGCGAGCCCGCCGACGAGCAGACCCTGGCGGACCTCGAGTTCGCGTGGCGTTCGCTGCGCGCCGTGAAGTCCAACGCCATCCTGCTCGCCCACGACGGCGCCTCGGTGGGTATCGGCATGGGCCAGGTCAACCGCGTGGACTCGTGCCGGCTGTCCGTGGAGCGCGCCAACACGCTCGCCGAGGACGGTGCGCAGCGCGCCCGCGGGGCCGTGGCGGCGTCGGACGCGTTCTTCCCGTTCGCGGACGGGCTCCAGGTGCTGCTGGACGCCGGCGTGCGCGCCGTGGTTCAGCCCGGTGGCTCCATCCGCGACGAGGAGGTCGTGGCGGCCGCCAAGGCCGCCGGGGTGACCATGTACCTCACGGGCGCGCGCCACTTCTTCCACTGA
- the glyA gene encoding serine hydroxymethyltransferase: MTESVTNQPLSDVDPDVAQAIQDELGRQRSTLEMIASENFAPRAVLEAQGSVLTNKYAEGYPGRRYYGGCEYVDVVENLARDRACELFGADHANVQPHSGAQANTAVMAALMQPGDTLMGLSLAHGGHLTHGMKINVSGKLYNIAAYEVEPETYRIDMDRVREQALEARPNVIVAGWSAYSRQLDFEAFRSIADEVGAKLWVDMAHFAGLVAAGLHPNPVPHAHVTTSTVHKTLAGPRSGVILCEADLKKKIDSAVFPGQQGGPLMHAIAGKAVAFKIAASEGFAERQRRTIEGAQILAERLTAPDLAEHGVSVLTGGTDVHLVLVDLRDSELDGKQAEDLLHRAGITVNRNAVPWDPRPPMVTSGLRIGTPALATRGFGAEQFTEVADVIAQALMPGADVDALRSRVDALTEQFPLYPGLEEW, encoded by the coding sequence ATGACCGAATCTGTGACCAACCAGCCGCTCTCGGATGTGGACCCGGACGTCGCCCAGGCGATCCAGGACGAGCTGGGACGCCAGCGCTCCACGCTGGAGATGATTGCCTCCGAGAACTTCGCACCGCGAGCTGTGCTCGAGGCGCAGGGCTCCGTGCTGACCAACAAGTACGCCGAGGGCTACCCCGGGCGCCGCTACTACGGCGGTTGCGAGTACGTGGACGTGGTGGAGAACCTGGCCCGTGACCGTGCGTGCGAGCTGTTCGGGGCGGACCACGCCAACGTGCAGCCCCACTCGGGTGCGCAGGCGAACACGGCCGTGATGGCCGCGCTCATGCAGCCGGGCGACACCCTCATGGGCCTCTCCCTGGCCCACGGCGGGCACCTGACGCACGGCATGAAGATCAACGTGTCCGGCAAGCTCTACAACATCGCCGCGTACGAGGTGGAGCCGGAGACCTACCGGATCGACATGGACAGGGTGCGCGAGCAGGCCTTGGAGGCCCGTCCGAACGTGATCGTGGCCGGCTGGTCCGCGTACTCGCGCCAGCTGGACTTCGAGGCCTTCCGCTCCATCGCGGACGAGGTGGGCGCCAAGCTGTGGGTGGACATGGCGCACTTCGCCGGTCTGGTGGCCGCCGGGCTGCACCCCAACCCGGTGCCGCACGCCCACGTGACCACCTCCACGGTGCACAAGACCCTCGCGGGCCCGCGCTCGGGTGTGATCCTGTGCGAGGCGGACCTCAAGAAGAAGATCGACTCCGCGGTGTTCCCGGGTCAGCAGGGCGGACCGCTCATGCACGCGATCGCGGGCAAGGCCGTGGCGTTCAAGATCGCGGCCTCCGAGGGCTTCGCCGAGCGCCAGCGCCGCACGATCGAGGGCGCCCAGATCCTCGCGGAGCGGCTCACGGCACCGGACCTCGCGGAGCACGGCGTGTCCGTGCTGACCGGTGGCACGGACGTGCACCTGGTGCTCGTGGACCTGCGCGACTCCGAGCTGGACGGCAAGCAGGCCGAGGACCTGCTGCACCGCGCGGGCATCACGGTCAACCGCAACGCGGTGCCGTGGGACCCCCGCCCGCCCATGGTCACCTCCGGGCTGCGGATCGGCACGCCCGCGCTGGCCACCCGCGGCTTCGGGGCGGAGCAGTTCACCGAGGTCGCGGACGTGATCGCCCAGGCGCTCATGCCCGGCGCGGACGTCGATGCCCTGCGCTCGCGCGTGGACGCCCTCACCGAGCAGTTCCCGCTGTACCCCGGCCTCGAGGAGTGGTGA